AAAAGGGGCCGTGTTATAGCTTCCGGGTACACGTTGATCCTGCCGATCTTGATCATCATCGCTATTAACGGCAGCATCATCGTCGGATTGTCCCCCATCATCGGCGTGAGCTATTCCCTGGCAATTATCGTCGCTGGCATGGTCATTGGACCTCGTCAGGGATACTTTATAGCCGGACTCTGCGTGCTGCTGTTCGTCCTCGCTCGATTGGTCGTCATCAGCGGTGTGATTCCCGTTTTGACCATCACGGATGTAATCGCTGAGGTTGTGGTTATCATCGTCTATGGATTGGCGCTTGCTTTCGTCGCCGTTTTGAGCAAACTGACCACGCAGGATTTGCGCAAATCGCTCGACGAGGCCACTTACGACCTGCTGGAAGCAAACCACAAGCTGGCCCTGGCGAGCGAGATGAAATCGCAGTTCACTGCGCGCACCAGCCACGAACTGCGTACGCCGCTCAGCTCGATCATCGTTTTCACCGAATTGGCGATTCGCGGCACGTACGGTGAAATCACGCCGAAACTGAAGGGCAAGCTGGGAAACGTGCTTGGCAGCGCCCGGCATTTGCACAACATCATCAATGACTTGTTGGATTTGGCAAAGATCGAAGCGGGTGAGCTGGAGATCGAAGAGGAGCCGTTTTCCATCTATGATCTGGGCATGTCCGTACAATCGACGATGGAGGAGACCGCCAACCAAAAGGATCTCGAATTCGACGTAGAGATGGATGAAAGCTTGCCGGCGCGGATTATCGGTGACGAAGGACGGGTGAAGCAGATCTTGTTGAATCTGATCGGCAACGCCATTAAATTCACCGATTGTGGCCGAGTCACTGTGCGTATCGACCCGCTCGATACGGATCGCTGGCGTATTGCCGTAAGTGACACCGGCCCTGGAATTCCCGAAGATCGCTTCGAAACCATTTTCGAGGAGTATCGGCAGTTGGAGACGGCCAGTAAAGACGCCGATCGAAAAGGGACGGGGCTGGGT
Above is a genomic segment from Anaerolineales bacterium containing:
- a CDS encoding ATP-binding protein, yielding MDSDKPFNDQSPFKKAEFGRSKRLMIGICNALLIIVPILLAGLTIMLVNNLTNQTVLVYSLVACMFPISLCARFLAKRGRVIASGYTLILPILIIIAINGSIIVGLSPIIGVSYSLAIIVAGMVIGPRQGYFIAGLCVLLFVLARLVVISGVIPVLTITDVIAEVVVIIVYGLALAFVAVLSKLTTQDLRKSLDEATYDLLEANHKLALASEMKSQFTARTSHELRTPLSSIIVFTELAIRGTYGEITPKLKGKLGNVLGSARHLHNIINDLLDLAKIEAGELEIEEEPFSIYDLGMSVQSTMEETANQKDLEFDVEMDESLPARIIGDEGRVKQILLNLIGNAIKFTDCGRVTVRIDPLDTDRWRIAVSDTGPGIPEDRFETIFEEYRQLETASKDADRKGTGLGLAITRNLVELMGGEMSLESELGEGTTFEIILPLKTPEAVPATG